In the genome of Chaetodon trifascialis isolate fChaTrf1 chromosome 21, fChaTrf1.hap1, whole genome shotgun sequence, the window TTCTGTAGTCTCCTTAAGGTAAGGGATggtctttaaagctgctgacatgaatttcaaaataaaatacacttaCAGACTTAAACACAGCCTCTGCATCCGCAGCAGAGCAGACGAACGGACTATCTGAGACAGTGGTGTTCATGCTGAttcaagaaagagaagaaacaaaggaaacagcTTCAGCTTTAAAATTATACTCCAGCAGCTCCTAACCAGAAAACTATTAAGGGACCTAGAAAGGCTTATATTCACAATGTCACTGTGCCCACTGCAGTAAGAAGGTATTTAACAGCCCATTAACTTTGCTGATTCACACTTCATTCTGTTAGCCCTCTGTCGATTTTCACTCAATGCTGCATAATTATCTCAAAGATGTTATGGCAGGAAGTATTCACAGCATTTGTTACATATACTGTCAACTCACCCACTGTTTGCATCATGGAGCATAAGCTTTAACTCACCAGTTTAACTCGCCGGCATCGGTGTTCTTAGAAATCAGTGCCTTCCAAAACTCATGGGTGCTCTTGACTGTCTTAATGGCAAAGTCCTGCAAATAACCAAAGACAGATTTTCCTCATCTACTTGCTCAAGGAAAGCATCAATATGCCCAGCCAGTGATTTGTTTATGTTCAACAGGGAGAGCGGCCCAAACCATAACCCAAATTACCACCCGTACCCTACGTATAGTAAAAACTATATCAGCAGTCATGTCTCCCTTGGCATGTTTTGTTACAGAGGCATGGGAATATTATAAGAATACTACAGGCAgctgtgtgtctctatgatcctctcgctTTTCCGTAACTACATGTTATTATATAAGCTACAATATAGTATAGAATTGACTATGTACAGGATatagtttagagaatattacAGATCCAAGATGAAAGTGATGGAAGGGCAGAGCTGAGAGCAAAAGGGGGAATTACAAATCCATCCTCTGCTTTAGCACCAGGGAGAGCACCATGGATTTATCGATACCCCGCAGAGGTACTGTTACTTCAGAGTCATGGTCGGCGCCATAGACAGAACTTCCACAAACCTCAATCAGATAAACGATCAATGAGTCAGACTGGATGCACATGTTCAACTTAAACGAGCCCTCTGCTCCTGCGCTCTCTCTGCTGTtaggggatggagaggggggaTGGCAGGTGAACAAGGGGGATAAACCcagaaaaatacagatttgCTTGACAGAGATCTACTTTTCCCctcagaaaatgttttgctaCATTAATATAAACGAATGTTTTTATCAGTTTCTTATCAATTTCATAGAACTGATCAGAAGTTTCAAGTTTAAAAACATGTCCAAACAGTTTCTAAGTACACCACAAATACTGTGAACGCAGGTTTCAAAGGTGTACCCTGTCCTTGAACTCTCCGTTGAAAGCAAACTGGTTTTCAGGTTTCCCATCTGGGACTTTGTATCTTTTGAACCAATCAACAGTTGCCTCCAGGTATCCCGGCTTAAGTCGTCTTACATCATCAATATCTGcaacacatcaacaacaaaggAGAGCTCTGAAATTCAGAATAACTTGAGCGACTGATGCCATTCTTTGCAGCAGCGTCTATCACAGCTTATTCATACTGTTGAAATCGGCGGCTTCGGGGTCTTCAGTATTGATCACAATGACCTTCCAGTCTGTCTCCCCTTCATCGATCAAAGCCAGCGTTCCCAACACCTTCACTTTGATTATTTCTCCTCGAGAGCACACCTGAGAATCAAAGGCACATTTTTGAAACACAGTTGAATTTAAATCTGTTTCTTCAAAGCTCCTCATCAGAGTTGTTCCAGCACCTTATTTCCTATGTCACATATATCAATAGGATCATTGTCTCCTATGCATCCTGTGTCCTCGTCCTTGTGGTTGGGGTCTTCCCATGTCTGTGAGAAGAGAAAGCACATGTTTGGCAGGGCAGAAACCTGGTGTGGTCTCCTGTTGTTTGAATATCGGCTGAGTGGGACTCGCCTGTGGAATAGCTCCGTAATTCCAGATGTAGCCTTTGTGAGGAAACACATTGGCGACATAACGAAGATTTCCCTTCTTCACGTCTTGTTTCACTGGGTTGAGAGGCTCTTTGGTAGCAATCTGATAAACAGGTGGCCAAAACCAAGTTGCATCAATTTAGTGAAAACAGAAGGAGACACTAATCCACAATGTGGTTAACtggaataaaaatatattaGCTAAATGGTTATAGGCTGGTCATctcattttattatcattatttgaTCCAGTGTCATCTTTGCGTATCAAATCCTGAGATGAACTATAGCTCCATGCTCATATGCACGAGACAAAAGTAGAAATGTGGATCTCTCCAGATTATCTGATTTTTGATGTACATCTATTTTAGAAGATGTTCAATGTATGAACTATTTTTATCATTAGGAGGGAACATTTATTAACATAACAGATGAAATACCTCCATTTTTGCATTTGTCCATCTTGGAACCTCCACAACGGCGTGAAAAATATTCTGCAAAAATGATCAgaaacacagttttgttttaaatacATATCTACAAAACATGTGTAACTAAGACACATGACAGTCATTATGGACTGAAAGACAGGCCAAAAGCTTTGCGGCACGACATCTataaaaaccacaaacatcCCCAATGGGAAAGTGTAATGGAACGTAATGAGTGTGCCAAATGACTTAATGCCAATATAACTCTGTAAAATAGAGGAACGGGAGCAGTACATTTCTGAACAAAAACTATTTTTCACATATCACATTTAACAGGCCCACGATGGACTCATGAACCTTGATGTGAAGCTTTTTTTTCACCATAAACGCCCAatttaacagttttacagtgCCAATTTCTGTCTAAGCTAAGGGTAAAGTTACTAAAATCAGTTGGAAGCACAGCAGCTATGCCCCCCAGGTGGTACAGGGACAAACATCTGTCCACCACTGCAGACAAATTGGCTATTGGCACTATTGTGTCGTTGCTCTGACAAAGCCAAAACAGCAATAACGGCTATGGaataaaaaaagttaaatgCCAAAAAGCAGCACTTCAATTCTACAGTGTTGCTTAATGTGACTCATTTTGGTCACCTGGAGTACATATACGTACATATATGCTATACATTATGAATTATACTCCTGAAACAACAATTAGACTTGCAAGAAAAGGTATTTTAATGAACTTGAACACAGCACAGCCTTCAGCATTACCTCTGCTTCATCTGCGTAGATGGGGATGTCGTGGAATGGAGAGATGTATTTCCCTGCAGGGTTCTCTGTGGAAAGGAGTAATGCAAAAACACTGTGAGGAGATCCCTTCGTGACGCTCCGTGAGTGCTTCTCAATACAGCTGAAAGTTAATCAGGCAACTCTTACAAACGTCCAAGGAGGGAAAATTCACCACTAACACACAAAGCATTTGATTCAAAGAGCGTGCTTACTGAAAAACACCCTGTACTCCTCGGTGTTCGGCCTGCCCTTCTCCACAGTGGTGAAGCTCATgtctgctgctggtgtcaggCTCTCCGTCTGTGGTCTGAGCACTGATTCAGGAGGACGAAGACGCTCCTGA includes:
- the ppa1a gene encoding inorganic pyrophosphatase 2, mitochondrial, with the translated sequence MSFTTVEKGRPNTEEYRVFFKNPAGKYISPFHDIPIYADEAENIFHAVVEVPRWTNAKMEIATKEPLNPVKQDVKKGNLRYVANVFPHKGYIWNYGAIPQTWEDPNHKDEDTGCIGDNDPIDICDIGNKVCSRGEIIKVKVLGTLALIDEGETDWKVIVINTEDPEAADFNNIDDVRRLKPGYLEATVDWFKRYKVPDGKPENQFAFNGEFKDRDFAIKTVKSTHEFWKALISKNTDAGELNCMNTTVSDSPFVCSAADAEAVFKSACDFGPEDPIPSAVDKWFYFEK